The genomic stretch AGTGTCGGGAACTATGCCTCTCCCTAGCATATCCCTCAACATACTAACTGCATCATTCATCCTTCCAGCATCACTCAATCCACGCATCATGATAGTGTACAAGACAATGTCAGGCTCTAACCCTACCTGGAGAACTTTCTGAAACAACACCTCTGCGTCACTAAACCTGTTGGCTTTCACCAACCCATTAATCAGACAGCTAAACCCCTTTATCCCAACACCATCCTTGTCGTCTTGAAATGATTTCAAGAGCACGCAGGCCTCATCGATCAGGCCTTGCTTGCAGAAACCATCAATCAAAGTGTTGTATGTAGCAGAATCAGGTTTGCATCCACTACTCACCATCTCGTTAAACAGATTATATGCATCGCTAGTCCGCTTTGTTTTGCACAACCCTGATATTACCACTGTATATGTGATCCTATTTGGCAGAATCCCTCTGTTAGTCATTTCTTCAAACAGATTGAGGGCAGCCTCAATCATCCCATTCTTGCACAGCCCATCAATCAAAACGTTGAACGTATCGCATCCCATATCAATATTCAACTTAATCATCATGTTGTAAACTGCCAGTGCTAATAAAATCGCATTTTCCTTAACCAAAACATGAAGAATAACATTGCAAGCAAATAAATTCGGCTTACAATCATAATCCTTCATCCTACCGAATGCATCCACCGCTTTCTCCGCGTTTTTCAGTCTCCAATAACCCAAAATCAAGACGGAAAAGGCATCTGCTGAAACGCTCatcttctcattcctcaacTCATCAAGAAGGCCCCAGCACGAATCCAAAGAATTCACATTCCCGCTGCTCAAAAGCATGTCAACCATCAGTTTATGAGAGAAGCTACTTCGCAAGTGCGCCGTATCAGAAGCCCAGATGAAGAATCGGAAGCTGATCAGTGGTTCCTTCTTCAATCGGGCCTGAGATTGGAGGACTGAAATGACGAGTTCGCGATTGAGCGACGGAGATAGCGCGGCGAGAGCGGGTTCGATGGGACGTTCAGAGTTGATGAGGGCGAGCACTTTATCCGAGATGGAATCATCGAGAGCATGATCGGAAAATGAGGAGAACTTTGATTTGGCAGTTAAATGTTGGGGGCGGATTGCACGGAAGATTTGGGAATGGAGAAATTGATGCATAATGGTGGTGCAGAATGTTGAATGTTCATGTTCATCGCCACATATGTAATTGATTTGGGGTTTAGCAGCTTTTCAGTCGGAAATATGAATGCTGAATtaacaaaattttgattttctttattttagaAGATGAAAAATTTTATAGTAATGCCTCATACCAATATAGTACTACTGTACAATTACAATATTGTGTGTTTGAGTTGTAGTATGTCTGCCAGAGAAACAAGATATACGTAATATTGGTGGAGGCTTTCTTTTCTTAACTTcaaattattagagttttaatCATTCTTTAGTATTCCAAATATTATTCTTACCAAAACTAATCCTATGAATATGAATCCATTTACTtctattaaaattttgaattttattttttatttaaacactaagtgaaaaatataatattatatttaatatatataaatactgAAAGATAAATTATCACCCTTCTAAATGACAGTATACTAACTATTACTATTATGATAactttattatatttctttaatattatttatttaaaataatctaataaattaaaaaggtaatattctcttactttcttcttttttatttttttttaagtacGGCACACacttttctcttttattttattttttctcttattttatttttcttctactttttaTCTCTTCTAGTTTATTCTCACTTCATCAACTTATTAAATACAGTATGTATTTCTTAATGAAAAAGTTTCAATAGTAAAGAAATATGGAGGGagtaaataatagtagtacataGGAGTAttacttaaaaattataattgcatttaacaaaacacacatatacaGATAAGCAACAAATAGGCAATGACGATCAATAGAAAAAGTTAAACTTGCAAAAAACTAGTGAACTAATCATTGACGTaatcataattaatttttttattaataaaataaaaaatgataaataatatagtatttattataattataattctagttatttattatttttaaattaattataaatttataatatactaattaaatttaaagtaAATGTTAATTTcgatcctaaacatatgaccaaaacacgaatttgatccaaaacatttactttttgaaaaataagttcataacaaatgaaatttttgTCGTAATAGTCCATTTTTTTTACGGTTCCTTCAAAAAACTGACGGCCATGACACTCCAATCGATTCAAAAATGTGAGAATGACTTAACACCTCCCTCGGATATCTTGATTGAAATCCCCATCAATGGCGTTTTCGCAATTACCGTTAACCGTTAGTTTATTGAAGGACTATCACGATGCCTGATTAAGTAAAAAAGTCGATAAATTTACCGGAAGTGTTTGGCCAAATAATCACGTtggaaaatttataaatttacgtgtatattaaaaatatcactTCATTCTGTTAGACGGAAGAGTCAATTTTCGGTGGAAAAAATAGGAATATTGGGGGGGAGTTCGGACCTTCGTTTTGAAAAATATAGTACTTCATCTGTCTCATATAGTAATAGATATCACATTTGAGTGAAGATATGAAGTTTTGGAATATGTTATTTGATGTGTTAAGTGAAtggagaaaatatatttttatatattaacgtaagaaaaaattataaaaatgaaaatataatattatttgtgtgataaaaagagagaaaagtttAGCATGTAGTTTAGAACATTAGTAGTATACTTTTAATTATCATAAATAGGGAGTACTAGTAGTAATtatatttatcatttaattttctaaCAACGCGCAAAGAAAAAGCCACTTGTGTTGTAGTATCATTTTGTACTCACCATTATAATTTAACGGGGATTGACTTAAAAAACAATATCCAGAATTAGACTAACAATCAAGTTGGAAATTTGATACGAGGTTTGGCATAGAAAACCAAGAGTGGGATGCCAATATACTAATACAATGTATTGGAGCAATTTTAGAGAGTAGTGATTGTAACAATTAAGCTATGGCCGCCGACTGCCTCAATGTCTTTATTAATCCTAACATATAAATTAATTCTTCTTTCCAGTCAGGTCAAATTAATACACCTCTGAGTTCAATACAGTGTAAGctattactactatttagtATAGGAATTCGTAACTACATATAACATGGATTaatactttattattttatagaaAGCacatttcaaattaaatataacTAGCATCAAGATTTGTATTAAATATGGTATGCAAAATTTCACATACTTGTATTAATATTTGTAAAGTTTTGGTTTATTAAAGACGGTTTGTTCTGTAGGATAACTTAAAAATAAGCAAATCCTCGtgatttaatcaaattaatggattaattttgaaatctaattaaaattttttatagaCGGAGAGAATatgattattaaaaaaatatataaagccATTATGTTTTAAAATAGATACCCTCCGATAAATACTTGGGTAAAATATAATCGAAAATacaaagtagtagtagtagtagtagtactttatTTGTGTAAAATATATGTTGACACATACTTTGCTTCTTTCCAAATGTCTTCGTCCAAACCAGATTTCATTCTCTCACTCTCTATAACTAGAGAGAGTGGGGTGCATATATAGATCATATGTTGGTAAAATGTTTGCTTTCCCCATTGACTGGTGTCTTGTGTGAGTGCGAGGCCTGAATTTCCGCCATGGGAGGgaaggaggagagagagaaagagaatatGAGGTGTTGGAGGAGACAATTGAAGGCCATGTTGCGCAAGAACTGGCTCCTCAAAATTCGCAACCCTTTTGTCACCTTTGCAGAGGTCTCcacttgtttttcttctttctttctttctttcactcAGACACATAGTAGTACTAGAATTGCAGTCTTTGTGATCAGGTGTATAGATATGTTTCCTGAACTGAAGTAGGCCATGGAGCTCTTGCATACTTAATTAATCGTATTTTGCGAATCTGGGTTTTTCTATGAGTTTTGAAAGTATCCTATTCTCTGATTTCGTGGATTGGGGTGTTGTGAGTGCTCAATCTGAAGTGGGGGAACAACTCTTTTGTCTTGTTGGAGATATCCCAGTATATGGAAATCAagaattattgtatttttagagtcaaattttacaatttcatgatttattttattttattttatttgttttagatATGTGCAGAGTGGATGTTAATTCATGTTGTTCTATTTGAATTGACAGATTTTACTTCCCACCATTGTGTTGTTGTTGCTAGTAGCTATAAGATCGAAAGTTGATACAACACTACATCCTCCGCAGGCGTAAGTATCTAGTACTCTTTTAATTATCTTGTTCTCTATCTGCTTCAGGTTTATGTGATGATTTTCTCTAGTTTATTCAAGTTGATATTTTTCTGCCTTGTGGAGAGAGAATAATTGAATCATCAAGCAGGTAGATGGTCGGTAAGACATGCAACATCACCATGTATCATGGACTCTTTGGCTTCTTGTTACAATCTATGTTACTAACTTTATTAACCATATTCGGAGTTGGATTATAGATTTTAAAAGTGAACATATCCCAGTCTGTTCAAGTTGGATAATTTTCTCTAGTTTATTCAAGTTGATATTTTTCTGCCTTGTGGAGAGAGAATAATTGAATCATCAAGCAGGTAGATGGTCGGTAAGACATGCAACATCACCATGTATCATGGACTCTTTGGCTTCTTGCTACAATCTATGTTACTAACTTTATTAACCATATTCGGAGTTGGATTATAGATTTTAAAAGTGAACATATCCCAGTCTGTTGGCACTTTCAATACTGCTGTAATTTGACATTCATATTTTACTTTGATTGAATGTCCGGTGTAGGTATATTAGTAAGGACATGCTTGTGGAAGTGGGAAAGAGTGACATGTCTGCACCTTTCACCCAAGTTTTAGAATTATTATGTGCCAAAGATGAGTATTTGGCATTTGCACCAGACACAAAGGAGACTAGGATGATGATTAATCTGCTGTCAATAAAATTTCCTTTGCTGAGGGTACACACTGTTTCGTTTTGTTTTGAATATTCGTTTCTGTTCCAGGCTTCCAGCACTCCTTTGTGATACCTTTTACCTTTTGACTGTGTTCCTTTATTTGCTCAAAGTGGTTTACTGTATTTTGGGCTTCCGTATGCTTAGCATGCATTCATTAGCATTAGATTTTCTGGTATTATTTATTTCTGTATTAGCAATCTAATGGTAATGCTGCATATTGCTTGTCTCATATTCCCTATGGCATTTTTTATGGTACCATTGTTTTCAGTGTTGGTAATGTTACTTCGTTGTAGGTGGCAAGCAAAGTTTATATTGATGAAGAAGAGCTTGAGACATATATACGTTCAGATTCATATGGTGTTTTTGACAAAGTGAGGTCAGTCATGGTTTCTCTTATTcttttcatatatattttttgagcGGGGAGGAACAAGAAGATGCAGAGATTACATTTGTAATGCTACTAGTATCTATAGTCATCATTCTGATAGCCACCCTACTGGTCTTAGATAGTTGCTTAGAGGTAGTTTACCTGTAGCAACATTCTAACCCTGTTTTTGGTTCTTAAAGTTACTATATGCACAATAATGTGCAATGAAGGTTCTGAGATGTGCTCAGTGCAGAGAAGCTGAAGTATGTTATATAAGTAACTTCACAATGCCACATGATAGATGGGAAGGGGCAGGTTTTGCGTCTCCTTTTTTAACCTGTGGATTGTTGGGCAATCTACTGTTAGATGTACCAAGAAATGGCTCAATGATTGAGCAACCGGTTTTGACTAGGTTGTAAGCTACTCTCACTCAAAACAGGGAAACAATCAAAAGACTGCTTTATTTTGCAGGAACTAGTGCTGCTATCGAACTGTCTGTGTTAAGCTTATAAAATGTTTGGATAGTTTTATAAATGTCTTGTTATTGGGGAATGTATACCCTAGTGATGTGACAGATTTCAAAACAAACGGGAATAATTGTTCTTCTTCTGAAGATGCTGTGTGTAGGGGTATCTGGAATTTTCTGTTAGAACTAGAGCCTGATGAATTCATCAGTGTTTTGGTTCTTTTCTACGAATTAGATTGAttaatttctttcattttttttgcatCACTGTGTTTATGGGTATCTGGATTTAAGATTTATCATACTTGAGGGGTATCTTTTTGCATATGGTCAAGTTTTAACTCTTATTATAGTGTCCATGTTACCCTTTTTTTCTAATCAATAGTCATGGAGTATGGCAAGAAGGAAACTTATATTAACGTTGTTGCTTGTAGAAATTACACAAATCCAAAAATCAGAGGAGCAGTTGTGTTTCATACTCAAGGTCCTCAGGTGTTTGACTATAGCATACGCTTGAACCACACATGGGCTTTTTCAGGATTTCCTGATGTTAAATCCATTATGGACGTGAATGGTCCTTATCTCAATGACTTGGAATTAGGGGTGAATCCAATACCAATAATGCAGTACAGCATCAGTGGATTTTTAACTGTATGGTTTCTTAATCCTTCATTTGCTTTTGGCAAATGGCAGTTCACATTACAGTGATTCTCTTAGTACATAGTTCCTTGTGTTGTGCAATCTCAATTGCTTATCTTCGTATTTCACTATTATTGAAGCTTCAACAAGTCATGGATTCGTTTATTATATTTGCTGGACAACAACAAATGGATAACTCGGAAATTGAAGAACTATCATCATCATCTCTGAACTCAACTTTATTGGACACACGAATCAGCACTTTCTGGACGCAGTTTAGCCCTTCAAATATAAGACTTGTCCCATTTCCAACTCCTGAGTACACAGATGATGAATTTCAGTCCATTGTAAAGAGGGTCATGGGAATACTGTATGTACCTTGtggacacttttttttaatcatagcACACTCTTTCAGCCTTTTATGTTATCCGATGCGATTTGGAAGGTAGTTCATCTTTCCATGGGTTGGTGCTCTCTAACTTTTTCTCTGCATTCCTGAACAGGTACCTATTGGGATTTCTCTTTCCAATATCCCGATTGATTGGTTATTCTGTTTATGAAAAGGTACTCAATCAGCTACTTTGGTTCTGAGTGGAAGCATGTTTCCTGGAATCTTCACATATTAAACACTAAACACTGTTAATTACTCTTACACCAGGAGCATAAAATTAAGGAAGGTCTCTACATGATGGGTCTCAGAGAAAATATGTTTAATATCTCATGGTTTCTTACATATGCACTGCAGGTTTGAGTTTTAGCATTTCACTATCAATTAAACTACTGCTATTGCATGATCCTTTACCCCCATTGTAGTTTCGGTTGCAAGGGTTGGTTTCTATTAGCTCTCTTTGCAAAACagctttttatttttatatttcataGACAAGTATAAGATAGCTGTTACATTTATCCTTTTTGTAGTTTGCTGTCTCCTCCGGAATCATCACTCTTTGCACAATGGGGACACTTTTCAAGTACAGTGATAAGTCTCTGGTGTTTGTATACTTCTTCTGTTTTGGACTGAGCTCAATAACACTGTCATTTCTAATCTCTACATTCTTCACACGGGCAAAAACTGCAATAGCTGTTGGGACACTTGCTTTTCTTGCAGCTTTTTTTCCCTATTATTCTGTGGATGACGAGTCAGTTTCTATGTAAGTATGCATGTTCAAGTTATATATGAAAAGCTAAATATTCTCTTATGGTGCATTACAAATTTTATTCTGTATGTCTGTAGGCTCTTTAAGGTCTTGGCATCTTTTCTTTCACCCACCGCATTTGCCTTAGGCTCAGTTAACTTTGCTGACTATGAACGTGCTCATGTTGGACTCCGTTGGAATAACATCTGGCGGGTATGTtcttcataattattttttgcCTTCTATATTCAGTTTTAACAAGTTCAACATAACTGCAGAGCTCTTCTGGGGTTTGTTTTTTGGTCTGTCTTCTGATGATGATGTTCGACACTTTCTTATATTGTGCAGTGGGTCTATATTTAGACAAGGTAAAACTTCCCTGCTGATGTTTTATGGTCTTTTATTCCTAAGTTATACAAACTTGTAATCATCTGACTGCACCTGTTATTTTTCAATATTCCAAGGAAAAAATCCATGTTCTTCACTTCTTTGACCTATGGTAATAGTAGGGTTTTTGTAATTCATGATAGCTTGATATTTGTGTATGATATCAGGTTCTCCATAAGGAATATAAAATGCGCAGTTCTTGGAGTTCTATGTTATTTAAGCACTTTTCGAGGAAGAAGAATACAAATGAAGAGTTCTCTTCCAGTTCACTTGTTAAATTAATTGATAGCAACTCTACTGAAGATGCTGGTATTTCTGGAAATGATTCATATAAACCAGCTGTCGAAGCAGTAAGTCTCGAAATGAAGCAGCAAGAACTTGACGGGAGGTAAATATAATGCAGCAATACCTGAGTTTGCGTTCCAATCGATAAACAAAAAGTATTTTTATACCCAGTTAGTTTGTATAATGTATTTCTCCAGATGTATTCAGATAAGGAATTTGCACAAGGTGTACACTTCTAAGAAGGCAAGCTGCTGTGCTGTCAATTCTTTACAGATGACACTATATGAAAATCAAATACTAGCTCTTTTAGGTAACTTATTATCAATATATTTGTATGGGGGGATATATTGCATCTTAAATGACTCATTTATAGGTTTGGAGTTGCTTATTTGGATCATGCTTTCTTGGTGAATTATATCGAGGATTATCTAGGCATGGATCCCCTTTATCATGGGAAACCAATTTTTAAGCATAAGTGATCTCTCAATCACTTTATTGACTCTAATTGCACTATCTGTAATCTTAATACATTGCCAACCAGCACCATATTACCTACTAGACATTCTTTTATTAATACAAGTTTGGTTAAGATATCACATTCGATAGTTTATCAAAAATTTTACCTTGCTAGAAGTTTCTATGGTCCGATTAGTGCCATGTAGGACTGCTTTACGGGTACACTGTATATTAAATTGGTTTTATCTTTGCATACAACTTAACTTTTTGACAATAAGTTTCTGGCCCTGAACGCATTCTAGTCCCTTTTACAACCCTTGGATTTTTCACAGAGTAATACTTATCCTCCTTAGGTGAATTAATCCACATCCATAATTGCCCATATGCTTTCAAGAAGTCACCCGCTTACTATTGGGATGTTCATTTATAGATATTGGATTTTCTTCTTTACAAATGAATCCTTTGTATGGTTATCGCTTGTGGTGATTGAGCTCAATTAGATGTTCTACAGGACATAATGGAGCTGGTAAAAGCACAACAATGTCGATGCTTGTAGGCCTTATCCAACCTACCTCTGGAGATGCATTAGTTTTTGGAAAGAGCATCTTAACTGACATGGTAAACTTATTGATTTATAAAGTATGTATATTCAGTTCAGtgaactttcaatttttttttcgtggTATATATTCTTCGATGGGTTAAGCTGCAGTTACACTGTTGGTTGTGCAGGACGAAATACGGCAAAGTTTGGGTGTATGTCCTCAGTATGACATTCTTTTTCCAGAATTGACTGTAAGAAGTCCCTCTCTCAAGCTTGCATATTTGGTTTTTAACTATCATCCCCAAAAAATTATTGTTAATCTCCCTGTTGTCAACTTGTTGTATTTCTATTATTTTCATAATATCTCTCTTTTTATAAACTAATTAAAAgttaataattattatcataTTTAGTTGTGTCTCACACAAATGAAACTAGTATAGCTGTTTAGTAATTcagtgattttttatttatgcttCATTGCTTCGACATGTCGGTGTTTCAATCGTGGAAATTAATTATGTTTGTTTATTCTTCCCATTTTTGAACCAATATCTTCTCTCCCTGTATTTTCTTCCCGCAGGTGAAGGAGCACCTTGAAATTTTTGCTAATATAAAGGGAGTTAATGAAGATTGTCTGGAGAATGTTGCGATTGAAATGGCTGAAGAAGTAAGTTTCTTTCACAGTTTTAGGAACTTAACCCTCTGATGCAAATTTGTTTTCAACAGCGGTAGTGAAATCATTGAGTAATTGTTACTTTGCGTGGGTTTTTCCATGTGATTTAAGTTGACTATAATTATATCCAACAAAACACAAGGGGTAAAAAAAGAATGATTGTCGTGTCTATTGAAGTGTGACTTTTGCTTTTACATATCATCACATAGTGCCCTAATAGCATAAGTTTTGTAATGAAGAGCTACAATTTTGCTGCACCTGAGTCTTCTTATCGCTGACTGGAGACGCTTGTGCAATCATCTTTCATTAGGTTGGTTTGGCAGACAAAATCAATACTCATGTAAGGGCTCTTTCTGGAGGCATGAGGAGGAAGTTATCTCTTGGCATTGCACTAATTGGAAACAGCAAGGTTCAAATAACTTCTGTGAATATCCTCTGATTCTGACTATAACTCCTACTATAATAATTACCTATGTAATACAGGTTATTATCCTTGATGAGCCTACAAGTGGAATGGATCCGTACTCTATGCGGTTGACATGGCAGATgatcaaaagaaaaaagaaggggAGAATAATACTACTAACTACTCACTCCATGGATGAGGCCGATGCATTAGGAGATCAGATAGCTATCATGGCTAACGGTTCTCTAAAGTGTTGCGGAAGGTTTTTGCTTAATTATGTGATCCCACCCTCCCTACCCCCCAACAGCACATATATGCACACACCCAAAAATAGCATTcacaattaaattaagaaaagTGAGAACCAGCAGAACTTGAGGAGAATATGATAATTTCCTAGCAGAATTAATAGCTTGCTGTTATGTTTATATGTTATACGGCTGCATAACATCTCATGCATCTTTCAACAGTTCCTTTTACTTAAAGCAGCACTATGGAGTTGGTTATACTCTCACCCTCGTGAAGGTATGGAGCAATCACTCCACTTATGCTGTTAGAGAGTTCATAGATCATCCAATGATTTCCTACATGTTTATATTTCCAGACTACACCAACTGCCTCTGCAGCTGCTGATATTGTTTACAGTCACATTCCATCAGCAACATGTGTGAGCGATGTAATCCTCTGACTTTGTCTGCTCAAATATGGCGTCTCTCTGTTGGAGCACCTTTTCAACTAGAGTTGACTTCTCTGTCATTTTCTTAATATTTGTATTACATGCATTTTGAAGATAAAATCTACTGTGAGAACAATGCATTTATCTAGAATAGGTTGTTATGGCTATTCTCCCAAACACACACTGGCCTTCTCTTTTGCAGGTTGGTAACGAGATCTCATTCAAACTCCCTCTTGCATCCTCGTCATCCTTTGAAAGCATGTTCCGTGAAATAGAAAGTTGCATGCAGAGATCAAGCCCGAACCTTGAGAATCCCAACTATGGAAGGAGTGATTTTCTTGGCATTGAGAGCTACGGTATCTCTATCACAACTCTAGAGGAAGTGTTTCTAAGAGTTGCTGGAGGTGATTTTGATGAAACAGAGTGCCTGGTTAATGAGAATCCTCATGATACACCTGACAAACATGTAGGACAACTTAGCGAAAATAATGCTTCAGAAAGGACGTCTAACACCAAAGTCTCAAAAAATTATGCCAATATTATTGGCTTCATGTTCTCTGCAATGGGAAAAGCTTGTAGTCTTTTTCTGGAAACTACTCTACATGTTATAAAGTTCCTGACTATGCAATGCTGTTGCTTCGGTGTACTTTCAACGTCTACTTTCTGGAGGCACTCAAAAGCATTATTGATAAAGAGAGCTGTTTCTTCTCGGAGGGATCAAAAGACAATTGTTTTTCAGCTTATAATTCCAGCAATCTTCTTGCTTTTGGGTATTCTTATGATAAAGCTTAAGCCTCATCCTGACCAGCAATCAATAACATTCACAACCTCATACTTCAATCCTTTACTAACTGGCGGAGGTGGAGGCGGTCCAATCCCTTTTGATCTATCCTTGCACATTTCTAAAGAGGTTTCTATTTTCTGTTTATGTTTGTTCTGTCAAATACCAAGAACGATTTTACTTGTCAAATATTTTCCATTCCACATGTAAATTTTATCCACTGCATAGGTTTCGGAGCATGTACATGGAGCTTGGAtccaaaaatttaaagaaaCTACTTATAGGTTTCCTGATTCAGAGAAGGCATTGTCTGATGCTATTGAAGCTGCAGGGGCAACCCTAGGCCCCATTTTACTTTCAATGAGCGAATATCTCATGTCTAGCTTTAATGAAACCTATGAATCAAGGTAATTTAACTTTCGTGCTTCTGAATTTTCGTTTCAAACCTTTTCTATATCTTCAAATAGATTTGTTTGACAGCTGTTAAACTAATACAAGATCCCATACACAAGAAGTATTAGGTGTTGTGAACAAGTTCTGGATCTTTATATAGCATTCTAGACATTCTTAGTAAAATTTGATCTAGATTTCGATGCAGGCCAATCCGATCCTCTGAAGAAAACGAATGCAAATTAAATTGCCTAGTAGGACCATTGGATCTCATCGATCATGTGCGACAGTTTTAAATGATCATGTCTTGTCTGCTTAGTGTCTAACCAAGTTGCTTGAAAAGTCATATTTCCTCTGGGTCATATAAATAGTTCGAGGGTTGTTATCTCTTAGACTCTTACACTTGTTTTCTCACAGGTATGGAGCAGTTGTGATGGATAAGCAGAGTGAAGATGGGAGTCTAGGATATACTGTTCTTCACAACAGTACTTGTCAGCATGGTAGTCCGACATTTATTAACTTGATAAATTCAGCAATACTGAGGCTCGCTACTCTTAATGAGAATATGACAATTCAAACACGTAATCACCCATTGCCCATGACAGAGAGTCAGCTTCAGCAACACCATGTATGTTTAggatttttttagttaattgaCTTTGAAGAGATATGGTCTTTGAATATCATTATTATTTCTTCACAAGAATCTACTTTTTCATTTACAAGTGTCTGCATTCAGGAGACATAAATGGTTTCCACATATTCAAGATTTATTAATCATTCCAATGTCCTAAAATAGTGAAGTGGTCTAGTTCTCCAATATATTATCTGTTGACTACAGAAAATTCATTCTAGTAACTACATGGGGTGTACACTCAATTTCTTTGA from Salvia splendens isolate huo1 chromosome 4, SspV2, whole genome shotgun sequence encodes the following:
- the LOC121798750 gene encoding ABC transporter A family member 1-like isoform X2, translating into MGGKEEREKENMRCWRRQLKAMLRKNWLLKIRNPFVTFAEILLPTIVLLLLVAIRSKVDTTLHPPQAYISKDMLVEVGKSDMSAPFTQVLELLCAKDEYLAFAPDTKETRMMINLLSIKFPLLRVASKVYIDEEELETYIRSDSYGVFDKVRNYTNPKIRGAVVFHTQGPQVFDYSIRLNHTWAFSGFPDVKSIMDVNGPYLNDLELGVNPIPIMQYSISGFLTLQQVMDSFIIFAGQQQMDNSEIEELSSSSLNSTLLDTRISTFWTQFSPSNIRLVPFPTPEYTDDEFQSIVKRVMGILYLLGFLFPISRLIGYSVYEKEHKIKEGLYMMGLRENMFNISWFLTYALQFAVSSGIITLCTMGTLFKYSDKSLVFVYFFCFGLSSITLSFLISTFFTRAKTAIAVGTLAFLAAFFPYYSVDDESVSMLFKVLASFLSPTAFALGSVNFADYERAHVGLRWNNIWRSSSGVCFLVCLLMMMFDTFLYCAVGLYLDKVLHKEYKMRSSWSSMLFKHFSRKKNTNEEFSSSSLVKLIDSNSTEDAGISGNDSYKPAVEAVSLEMKQQELDGRCIQIRNLHKVYTSKKASCCAVNSLQMTLYENQILALLGHNGAGKSTTMSMLVGLIQPTSGDALVFGKSILTDMDEIRQSLGVCPQYDILFPELTVKEHLEIFANIKGVNEDCLENVAIEMAEEVGLADKINTHVRALSGGMRRKLSLGIALIGNSKVIILDEPTSGMDPYSMRLTWQMIKRKKKGRIILLTTHSMDEADALGDQIAIMANGSLKCCGSSFYLKQHYGVGYTLTLVKTTPTASAAADIVYSHIPSATCVSDVGNEISFKLPLASSSSFESMFREIESCMQRSSPNLENPNYGRSDFLGIESYGISITTLEEVFLRVAGGDFDETECLVNENPHDTPDKHVGQLSENNASERTSNTKVSKNYANIIGFMFSAMGKACSLFLETTLHVIKFLTMQCCCFGVLSTSTFWRHSKALLIKRAVSSRRDQKTIVFQLIIPAIFLLLGILMIKLKPHPDQQSITFTTSYFNPLLTGGGGGGPIPFDLSLHISKEVSEHVHGAWIQKFKETTYRFPDSEKALSDAIEAAGATLGPILLSMSEYLMSSFNETYESRYGAVVMDKQSEDGSLGYTVLHNSTCQHGSPTFINLINSAILRLATLNENMTIQTRNHPLPMTESQLQQHHDLDAFEVAVVVTMAFSFIPASFAVAIVKEREVKAKHQQLISGVSILSYWASTYFWDFVSFLFPSSFAILLFYIFGLEQFIGRESFFSTVLMFLGYGLSIASSTYCLTFFFSEHSMAQNVVLLVHFFTGLILMVISFIMGLIASTAQANSLLKNFFRLSPGFCFADGLASLALMRQGMKEGSGDSVFDWNVTGASICYLAAEGIVYFVMTLCLEVLLPLKINFGTASNLWMRIRRSLTPRSSSLEPLLASTMGESSSLEEDIDVRAERDRVLSSGVDSAVIYLRNLRKVYPGEKQLGPKIAVDSLTFSVQEGECFGFLGTNGAGKTTTLSMLSGEEYPSDGTAYIFGKDIRSNPKAARQHIGYCPQFDALLEFVTAREHLELYARIKGVPEYELEKVVMENLVEFDLLKHADKPSYALSGGNKRKLSVAIAMIGNPPIVILDEPSTGMDPIAKRFMWEVLSRLSTRRGKTAVILTTHSMNEAQALCTRIGIMVGGKLRCIGSPQHLKNRFGNHLELEVKPTEVSALELDMMCQTIQEKFFNMNSPPRSILNDLEGCIGRADSSAAETVAEISLSNETIVAIARWLGNEERVHTLVSANRDSRGAFGEQLSEQLLRDGGIQVPLFSEWWLTKEKFAAIDTLVQSSFPGATYQSCDGLSVKYQLPYYEDLSLADVFGHMERNRNALGISEYSVSQSTLETIFNHFATNP